In Pseudoxanthomonas sp., one genomic interval encodes:
- a CDS encoding YqiA/YcfP family alpha/beta fold hydrolase yields MTRGHCILSHGFESGPDATKVTALAEVAERLGWSHERPDYTDLDARREVSPLGDVVARLERLRGLAQAAAARGPLVLAGSSLGGYIAGRISLEVPVRGLFLMAPAIAMGPLPALDAAAVPVSIIHGWDDELIPAQAVVDWAFPRRARLLLVNDGHRLSDHVHASAEAFGQLLATL; encoded by the coding sequence GTGACGCGCGGCCACTGCATCCTGTCGCACGGGTTCGAGAGCGGGCCGGACGCGACCAAGGTCACCGCGCTGGCCGAGGTGGCCGAACGGCTGGGCTGGAGCCATGAGCGTCCTGATTACACCGACCTGGACGCGCGCCGCGAGGTCAGTCCGCTGGGTGACGTGGTCGCGCGGCTGGAGCGTCTGCGTGGTCTGGCACAGGCCGCCGCCGCGCGGGGTCCGCTGGTGCTCGCCGGTTCCAGCCTGGGCGGCTACATCGCCGGGCGCATTTCGCTGGAGGTGCCGGTGCGCGGTCTGTTCCTGATGGCGCCGGCGATCGCGATGGGGCCATTGCCGGCCCTCGATGCCGCCGCCGTGCCCGTGTCCATCATCCATGGCTGGGATGACGAACTGATCCCGGCGCAGGCCGTCGTCGACTGGGCCTTTCCGCGTCGCGCGCGGCTGTTGCTGGTCAACGACGGTCATCGCCTGTCCGATCATGTCCACGCTTCGGCGGAGGCGTTCGGGCAATTGCTCGCTACTCTCTGA
- a CDS encoding N-acetylmuramoyl-L-alanine amidase → MNPDLPAFARIVDPLPYEDRLEARPLGQIDLVVIHCTELPDLAMAREYGERILHASGTGNCGHYYIDRDGSVHVYVRPARIAHHVRGYNPRSVGIELVNTGRYPHWLATGSQRMEEPYTDAQIASLHALLADLQRELPNLRFIAGHEDLDTACEPASDDPDVLVRRKMDPGPLFPWDAVLRTTPLERLLPQPPVTGRL, encoded by the coding sequence ATGAACCCGGACCTTCCCGCCTTCGCCCGCATCGTCGATCCCCTGCCCTACGAGGACCGGCTGGAGGCACGACCCCTCGGGCAGATCGACCTGGTGGTCATCCACTGCACGGAGCTGCCGGACCTGGCCATGGCGCGCGAGTACGGTGAGCGCATCCTGCATGCTTCGGGCACGGGCAACTGCGGCCACTACTACATCGACCGGGACGGCAGCGTGCACGTGTACGTGCGCCCGGCGCGCATCGCCCACCACGTGCGCGGCTACAACCCGCGCTCGGTCGGGATCGAACTGGTCAACACCGGCCGCTATCCGCACTGGCTCGCCACCGGCAGCCAGAGGATGGAGGAGCCCTACACCGACGCGCAGATCGCATCGCTGCACGCGCTGCTGGCGGACCTGCAGCGCGAACTGCCCAACCTGCGCTTCATCGCCGGCCACGAGGACCTCGACACCGCCTGCGAGCCGGCCAGCGACGATCCCGACGTGCTGGTGCGGCGGAAGATGGATCCGGGCCCGCTGTTCCCGTGGGACGCGGTGCTGCGCACCACGCCGCTGGAGCGGCTGCTGCCGCAACCGCCGGTCACCGGCCGCCTGTAG
- a CDS encoding putative signal transducing protein, producing MRQVFSSQRIETVEGVAKLLTEAGIPVHISNGRSYHSKRGGQFSYTEPVKAQLQPAVWVRHADDQPRARELLREAGLLESTRPGYASALTFTSPQDDAAPRRSWAWRIRLILLALIALAAVVMWMRRPLPPPPAVPQAPAEQAPPADAAPAEEEEDRIRIQPVSGG from the coding sequence ATGCGACAGGTGTTTTCCAGCCAGCGGATCGAAACCGTCGAGGGCGTGGCCAAGCTGCTGACCGAGGCCGGCATTCCGGTGCACATCAGCAACGGCCGCTCGTACCACAGCAAGCGCGGCGGCCAGTTCAGCTATACCGAACCGGTGAAGGCGCAGTTGCAGCCTGCCGTCTGGGTGCGGCACGCCGACGACCAGCCGCGTGCGCGGGAACTGCTGCGCGAGGCCGGTCTGCTGGAAAGCACGCGTCCCGGCTATGCGTCCGCGCTGACCTTCACCAGCCCGCAGGACGACGCAGCGCCCCGGCGCTCGTGGGCCTGGCGCATCCGCCTGATCCTGCTGGCGCTGATCGCGCTGGCCGCCGTGGTGATGTGGATGCGGCGTCCGCTGCCGCCCCCGCCCGCCGTGCCGCAAGCGCCGGCGGAGCAGGCGCCGCCGGCCGATGCCGCCCCGGCGGAGGAAGAGGAAGACCGCA
- the tesB gene encoding acyl-CoA thioesterase II, with protein MPAPEPVVSELIELLSLERLEDNLFRGQSRDIGTKYVFGGQVLGQALSAAQATVEGGSGSRRAHSLHAYFLRAGNIEAPIVYEVDRTRDGGSFSVRRVTAIQHGRVIFFCAASFQAEEEGAEHQLSMPEVPQPEDIAPAPPVPAEVMATLPPKVQRWMSRRGPFEFRHVYPRDELNPPKRPPFQQVWFRLSEPVGDSPELHRALLAYASDFQLLGTATYPHGISYYQPNVQMASLDHALWFHRPFRADDWLLYSIDSPSASGSRGLARGQIFDRQGRLVASTAQEGLIRVVPDAEAASAVPAKD; from the coding sequence GTGCCCGCTCCCGAACCCGTCGTCTCCGAGCTGATCGAACTGCTGTCGCTGGAGCGGCTGGAAGACAACCTGTTCCGCGGCCAGAGCCGCGACATCGGCACCAAGTACGTGTTCGGCGGCCAGGTGCTGGGGCAGGCGCTGTCGGCCGCGCAGGCGACGGTGGAAGGCGGCTCCGGCAGTCGGCGCGCGCACTCGCTGCACGCCTACTTCCTGCGCGCGGGCAACATCGAGGCACCGATCGTCTACGAAGTGGACCGCACGCGCGACGGCGGCAGTTTTTCGGTGCGCCGCGTCACCGCGATCCAGCACGGCCGCGTGATCTTCTTCTGCGCGGCCTCGTTCCAGGCCGAGGAAGAAGGCGCCGAACACCAGCTGTCGATGCCGGAAGTGCCGCAGCCGGAGGACATCGCGCCCGCGCCGCCGGTGCCGGCCGAGGTGATGGCCACGCTGCCGCCGAAGGTGCAGCGCTGGATGTCGCGTCGTGGGCCGTTCGAGTTCCGCCACGTGTACCCGCGCGATGAACTGAATCCGCCCAAGCGCCCGCCGTTCCAGCAGGTCTGGTTCCGCCTGAGCGAACCGGTCGGCGACTCGCCGGAACTGCATCGCGCCCTGCTCGCCTATGCCTCCGATTTCCAGCTGCTGGGCACGGCCACGTATCCGCACGGCATCAGCTACTACCAGCCGAACGTGCAGATGGCGTCGCTGGACCACGCACTGTGGTTCCATCGCCCGTTCCGCGCCGACGACTGGCTGCTGTATTCCATCGACAGCCCCAGCGCGAGCGGTTCGCGCGGCCTGGCACGCGGGCAGATCTTCGATCGCCAGGGCCGCCTGGTGGCCAGCACCGCGCAGGAAGGCCTGATCCGCGTGGTGCCCGATGCCGAAGCGGCCTCTGCGGTACCGGCGAAGGATTGA
- a CDS encoding MOSC domain-containing protein, with product MPLNPESPLARLMATLPRAGKVEWIGLRPARDQAMVAADAVMAETGGGLVGDRYKGGSGKRGITLIQAEHLPVIATLAQRPDLVPSLLRRNVVVSGIPLVALKGRRFRIGEAVFEGTEDCDPCSRMEDALGAGGYNAMRGHGGLCARIVEGGTFRLGDAVEAL from the coding sequence ATGCCGCTCAATCCCGAATCCCCGCTGGCCAGGCTGATGGCGACGCTGCCGCGCGCCGGCAAGGTGGAATGGATCGGACTGCGCCCGGCTCGCGACCAGGCCATGGTCGCCGCAGACGCGGTCATGGCCGAGACCGGCGGCGGCCTGGTCGGCGACCGCTACAAGGGCGGCAGCGGCAAGCGTGGCATCACCCTGATCCAGGCCGAGCACCTGCCGGTCATCGCGACGCTGGCGCAGCGCCCGGACCTCGTCCCGTCGCTGCTGCGCCGGAACGTGGTGGTGTCGGGCATTCCGCTGGTCGCGTTGAAGGGGCGTCGCTTCCGCATCGGCGAGGCGGTGTTCGAAGGGACCGAGGACTGCGACCCGTGCTCGCGCATGGAAGACGCGCTGGGGGCCGGCGGTTACAACGCGATGCGCGGGCACGGCGGCCTGTGCGCACGCATCGTCGAAGGCGGCACGTTCCGGCTTGGCGACGCGGTGGAAGCGCTGTGA